One segment of Porticoccus hydrocarbonoclasticus MCTG13d DNA contains the following:
- the brxC gene encoding BREX system P-loop protein BrxC: MQLKRIFEKPVDRTIEGVIKADDDASLRLEIEEYVLTKEVEARLESFLDAYNNFEGANGVWVSGFFGSGKSHLLKMLALLLENRLIDGAATLDLFLPKCNDNEILRGDLKRSAAIPSRSILFNIDQKADVISKTQIDALLAVFVKVFDEMCGYYGKHGHIAQFERDLDSRNLYQQFQDTYESIAGRSWQKGREQALLEGANIARAYAQVTGTDEENTKGILDKYRAQYRVSIEDFADQVKAYIDQQESGFRLNFFIDEVGQYVADNVKLMTNLQTIAESLATKCRGQAWIIVTAQEDMSNVVGEMNRQQSNDFTKIQARFANRMKLTSTNVAEVIQKRLLLKNEEGVAVLSDIYHREMNNFKTLFDFADGSVTFKNYRDREHFIHSYPFIPYQFDLFQSAIQNLSQHNAFEGQHSSVGERSMLGVFQQVAVHIGGHSIGQLATFDLMFEGIRTALKSHIQSAIQQAERNLEDPLALRLLKALFLVKYIREFKASHHNLSILVMNCFQCDLPKLRKEVEQALSLLEQQTYIQRNGGLYEYLTDQEKDVEQEIKNTSVENSDVTAELEKIVFDQIIRTRKIRYEDNGQDYIFTRKLDDKHLGREYELAINVITPFHEHADNDDMLRTRSTYERNELMVVMPSDDRIMRDLLMYKRTEKYVAQNTSMNQQESMQRILSDKSAQNRQRYAELQQRLQVLLGKARLLVGGTELDTGREDAQNRITKGFYELIALAYPNLRMLRNVVYIEADVVKCLKESAKGLIGADTTTLSEAEQEMLAFIQSNQRGGVRTTIKSLLEKFERGPYGWYYAAILYTLASLCARGKLEARADGNLLEEDTLERALLNTHGQGNVVLEPQVEFSASQIRALKEFYEDFFASPVKANEAKALGREVSEAFKALISDQLTPLQAQVDQYPLLQALQPVVERLRELASKPYTWYLTELVRQEGELLDLKESVLDPIQKFMSGPQKQIYENTQRLLQEHESNLMYLGGDTGATLRAALADPECFKGNRMQQVKADLDSLQVELDRTIDAELIQAKDAFASLRGRLSGMSEFSALSPDQQSLLTRTFDEAEQRIASRRLIAEIRDGLRNFEDNDYPRLLSQLANWGQPPMSDQSEPPFDEPRQQNIGEPTATPPIPTKAPQTVEYVNRKRIDVPFDKAWLADEGDVERYLEAVREALLTEIRLGKRIQI; encoded by the coding sequence ATGCAGCTCAAGCGCATATTTGAGAAACCGGTAGATCGCACTATAGAGGGCGTGATCAAGGCTGACGATGACGCCAGTCTGCGCCTCGAAATTGAGGAGTACGTGCTGACCAAGGAGGTCGAGGCTCGACTGGAGAGCTTCCTGGATGCCTACAATAACTTCGAGGGCGCCAACGGCGTATGGGTATCAGGCTTCTTTGGCTCAGGTAAATCCCACCTGCTCAAGATGTTGGCCCTTTTGCTGGAAAATCGGCTCATCGACGGTGCGGCAACCCTCGACCTGTTCCTGCCCAAGTGCAACGACAACGAGATCCTGCGCGGCGATCTCAAGCGCTCGGCTGCCATTCCCTCCCGGAGCATTCTGTTCAATATCGATCAGAAAGCCGATGTCATCAGCAAAACCCAGATCGATGCATTGCTGGCAGTGTTCGTGAAAGTCTTCGACGAAATGTGTGGCTACTATGGCAAGCATGGTCACATCGCTCAGTTTGAGCGAGACCTGGACAGCCGAAATCTGTATCAGCAGTTCCAGGACACCTATGAAAGCATCGCCGGCCGATCCTGGCAAAAAGGCCGGGAACAGGCGCTGCTTGAGGGCGCCAACATCGCTCGCGCCTATGCCCAGGTGACTGGAACCGATGAGGAGAACACCAAAGGCATTCTCGACAAGTATCGCGCCCAGTATCGGGTGTCCATTGAAGACTTTGCCGATCAGGTCAAAGCCTACATAGACCAGCAGGAGAGCGGATTCCGGCTCAACTTCTTCATCGATGAGGTGGGTCAGTACGTTGCCGACAACGTCAAACTGATGACCAACCTGCAAACCATTGCCGAGAGCCTGGCCACAAAGTGCCGAGGACAGGCGTGGATCATCGTCACCGCTCAGGAGGATATGAGCAACGTCGTCGGGGAGATGAATCGTCAGCAGAGTAATGATTTCACCAAGATCCAGGCTCGTTTTGCCAATCGGATGAAGCTGACCAGCACCAACGTGGCGGAGGTAATCCAGAAGCGCCTGCTGCTCAAGAACGAAGAAGGCGTGGCCGTGCTGTCGGACATCTACCACCGCGAGATGAACAACTTCAAAACCCTGTTCGATTTCGCCGACGGGTCGGTGACCTTCAAAAACTACCGTGACCGGGAGCACTTCATCCACAGCTACCCGTTTATCCCCTATCAGTTCGATCTGTTTCAGTCAGCGATCCAGAATCTGTCCCAGCACAATGCATTTGAGGGCCAACACAGCTCCGTAGGCGAGCGATCCATGCTGGGCGTCTTCCAACAGGTGGCCGTACATATTGGGGGCCACTCTATCGGCCAACTGGCTACCTTTGACCTCATGTTCGAGGGAATTCGCACCGCACTCAAATCCCATATTCAGAGTGCGATCCAGCAGGCTGAGCGTAACCTCGAAGATCCACTGGCTCTGCGCCTGCTCAAGGCTTTGTTCCTCGTCAAATATATCCGGGAGTTCAAGGCCAGCCACCACAACTTGTCCATCCTGGTGATGAACTGTTTCCAGTGCGATTTACCCAAATTGCGCAAGGAAGTAGAACAGGCTCTGAGCCTGCTCGAGCAGCAAACCTACATTCAGCGCAACGGCGGGCTTTACGAATACCTCACCGATCAGGAAAAGGACGTCGAGCAGGAGATCAAGAACACCTCGGTCGAGAACAGTGATGTCACCGCTGAACTTGAGAAAATCGTGTTCGACCAGATTATTCGGACACGCAAGATTCGCTACGAAGACAACGGCCAAGACTACATCTTCACCCGCAAACTCGACGACAAACATTTGGGGCGGGAATATGAGCTGGCCATCAACGTCATCACCCCTTTTCATGAGCACGCCGACAACGACGATATGCTCAGAACCCGCTCAACCTACGAGCGCAACGAACTGATGGTGGTCATGCCCAGTGATGACCGCATCATGCGCGACCTGCTGATGTACAAGCGCACAGAGAAGTACGTCGCCCAAAACACCTCCATGAATCAGCAGGAATCGATGCAGCGCATCCTGTCCGACAAGAGTGCCCAAAACCGTCAGCGTTATGCAGAACTGCAACAGCGTCTTCAAGTCCTTCTAGGCAAGGCCCGCCTGCTGGTCGGTGGCACCGAGCTGGATACCGGACGAGAAGACGCTCAGAATCGTATCACCAAGGGATTTTATGAACTGATAGCCCTCGCTTATCCCAATCTGCGCATGCTGCGCAATGTGGTGTACATCGAAGCGGACGTGGTGAAGTGCCTGAAGGAGTCTGCCAAGGGACTGATAGGCGCCGATACCACAACCCTGTCCGAAGCTGAGCAGGAAATGTTGGCCTTCATCCAGAGCAATCAGCGGGGCGGCGTCAGAACCACCATCAAGAGCCTGCTGGAGAAGTTCGAACGCGGCCCCTACGGCTGGTACTACGCCGCCATTCTCTACACCCTGGCGAGTCTGTGTGCCCGGGGCAAACTCGAAGCCCGCGCCGATGGCAACCTGTTGGAGGAGGATACCCTCGAAAGAGCCCTCCTCAACACCCATGGTCAGGGCAACGTGGTGCTGGAGCCCCAGGTGGAATTCAGTGCTTCACAGATTCGTGCCCTTAAGGAGTTTTACGAGGACTTCTTTGCCAGCCCAGTCAAGGCCAACGAGGCCAAGGCACTGGGGAGGGAAGTAAGCGAGGCTTTCAAGGCACTGATCAGCGACCAGCTCACACCACTGCAGGCCCAGGTTGACCAATATCCGTTACTTCAGGCGCTGCAACCGGTGGTTGAGCGACTGCGAGAGTTGGCTAGCAAACCCTACACCTGGTATCTCACTGAGCTGGTTCGGCAAGAGGGTGAGTTACTGGATTTGAAGGAAAGTGTCCTCGACCCGATCCAAAAATTTATGAGCGGCCCGCAAAAGCAAATCTACGAAAACACTCAGCGGCTGCTGCAGGAGCACGAGAGCAATCTGATGTATCTCGGCGGTGACACCGGCGCCACTTTACGCGCAGCTCTGGCCGATCCTGAGTGCTTCAAGGGCAACCGCATGCAGCAGGTAAAGGCGGATCTTGACAGCCTACAGGTTGAACTGGATCGCACCATTGATGCCGAGCTGATTCAGGCGAAAGATGCCTTTGCCTCCTTGCGCGGGCGCCTGAGTGGTATGTCCGAATTCTCTGCCCTGTCCCCAGATCAACAGTCCCTGCTCACCCGCACATTTGACGAGGCGGAGCAACGTATCGCCAGCCGCCGGCTAATTGCAGAGATTCGCGACGGCCTGCGCAATTTTGAAGACAACGACTATCCCCGGCTGTTGTCGCAGCTCGCTAATTGGGGCCAGCCACCCATGTCGGATCAATCGGAGCCGCCATTTGATGAACCCCGGCAGCAGAATATCGGTGAGCCAACCGCTACGCCGCCCATCCCGACCAAAGCGCCGCAAACTGTGGAGTACGTCAATCGCAAGCGCATCGATGTCCCCTTCGATAAGGCCTGGCTAGCCGATGAGGGCGATGTAGAGCGCTATTTAGAGGCGGTCAGAGAAGCACTGCTGACAGAAATCCGTTTGGGTAAAAGGATCCAGATATGA
- a CDS encoding RecQ family ATP-dependent DNA helicase has translation MSRMEAEALLRTALGNPHAEFRDGQWEAIDALVTQRKKLLVVQRTGWGKSSVYFVATRLQRDRGFGPTIIVSPLLALMRNQIEAADRLGIRAITMNSTNREQNGELTRRVLNNEVDCLLISPERLANDEFAETVLQPIADNIGLLVVDEAHCISDWGHDFRPDYRRLLNVLRQLPLNMPVLATTATANDRVINDVVQQLGNIEVMRGSLVRESLALQNITLPDQASRLAWLTDAIPTIEGAGIVYVLTKRDAEQVRNWLVSQGIDAQAYYSGIEHPDFPTSNTYREHLEDLLLSNRLKVLVATTALGMGYDKPDLSFVIHYQAPGSIVGYYQQVGRAGRGIDDSFGILLSGEEDERIHDYFRRSAFPDETEVNQILALLEDHDGLSVPNIQQYLNLRQGQIEKVLKYLSVESPSPVIKDRSRWLRTPVSFQLDRERIARLTAQREVEWQEVQGYINADGCLMEYLRQSLDDPEAEPCGQCANCLEKPIFSTAVDRQKVVEAARFLRHSELVISPKKQVAANAFPVYGFRGNLLPELLAAEGRILSRWGDGGWGGLVEDDKHGGHFRDELVDAVIEMIRQRWQPAPAPEWVTCVPSLNHTNLVPDFAQRLAARLGLPFVPAAIAKVRANQPQKLQNNRYHQCSNLDGVFAVDHSIPSGPVLLVDDVVDSGWTMTVLAALLRRNGCGNVYPVALASSSTSD, from the coding sequence ATGAGCCGAATGGAGGCTGAGGCGCTTTTGCGCACCGCGCTCGGCAACCCCCATGCGGAATTCCGCGATGGCCAGTGGGAGGCCATCGATGCTCTAGTTACCCAACGCAAGAAGCTGCTGGTGGTCCAGCGCACCGGCTGGGGTAAAAGCTCGGTGTACTTTGTCGCCACTCGGCTGCAGCGAGACCGGGGATTCGGCCCCACCATTATCGTGTCGCCGCTGCTGGCCCTGATGCGCAACCAGATCGAAGCAGCGGATCGGCTAGGGATTCGCGCCATCACCATGAACTCGACCAACCGGGAGCAGAATGGGGAGCTTACCCGACGGGTGCTCAACAACGAGGTGGATTGCCTGCTGATCTCACCCGAGCGGCTTGCTAACGATGAGTTCGCCGAAACGGTACTGCAGCCTATTGCCGACAATATAGGCCTGTTGGTGGTGGACGAAGCCCACTGTATCTCCGACTGGGGCCACGATTTCAGGCCCGATTACCGACGTCTGCTCAATGTTCTGCGCCAGTTACCGCTCAATATGCCGGTTCTGGCCACCACTGCCACTGCTAATGATCGCGTCATCAACGACGTGGTGCAGCAGCTGGGCAATATCGAGGTCATGCGCGGATCGCTGGTGCGCGAAAGTCTTGCACTGCAAAACATCACCTTGCCGGATCAGGCCAGTCGTCTTGCTTGGCTGACAGACGCAATTCCCACTATTGAAGGCGCCGGCATCGTTTATGTGCTCACCAAGCGGGATGCGGAACAGGTCAGGAATTGGCTGGTCAGCCAAGGCATTGACGCCCAAGCCTACTACAGTGGCATAGAGCACCCTGACTTCCCCACATCCAATACCTATCGCGAGCATCTTGAAGACCTGCTGCTCAGCAACCGCCTAAAGGTACTGGTGGCCACCACCGCGCTGGGCATGGGTTACGACAAGCCGGACCTCAGCTTTGTTATCCACTATCAAGCGCCAGGCTCTATAGTAGGCTACTACCAGCAAGTGGGCCGTGCCGGACGCGGCATCGATGACTCTTTTGGTATCTTGCTGTCCGGAGAAGAGGACGAGCGCATCCACGACTACTTCCGCCGCTCCGCCTTTCCCGACGAGACGGAGGTGAATCAAATTTTGGCTCTACTGGAAGACCACGATGGTCTCTCGGTCCCAAATATTCAGCAATATCTCAATCTCCGCCAAGGCCAAATCGAGAAGGTACTGAAGTACCTCAGTGTAGAAAGTCCCTCCCCTGTCATTAAGGATCGTTCTCGGTGGCTGCGGACACCTGTGTCCTTCCAGCTGGATCGCGAGCGCATCGCCCGCCTAACCGCCCAGCGAGAAGTGGAATGGCAGGAGGTGCAGGGCTACATCAATGCCGATGGCTGCCTGATGGAATACCTCCGCCAGTCGCTCGACGACCCTGAAGCCGAACCCTGCGGTCAGTGCGCCAATTGTCTGGAAAAACCCATTTTTTCCACCGCGGTCGATCGCCAGAAGGTCGTCGAGGCAGCTCGTTTTCTCAGGCACTCTGAACTGGTCATCAGCCCCAAAAAACAGGTGGCGGCCAATGCCTTCCCGGTGTATGGCTTTCGCGGCAATCTTCTTCCCGAGTTGCTCGCTGCCGAAGGGCGTATCCTCAGTCGCTGGGGCGATGGCGGCTGGGGAGGTCTGGTAGAAGACGACAAGCACGGGGGCCATTTCCGCGATGAGCTGGTGGATGCTGTCATCGAGATGATCCGACAGCGGTGGCAGCCTGCACCAGCCCCGGAGTGGGTCACCTGCGTACCTTCCTTGAACCACACGAACCTGGTTCCTGACTTTGCCCAGCGCCTTGCCGCCAGGTTGGGTCTGCCCTTTGTACCAGCAGCCATTGCCAAAGTCCGCGCCAATCAGCCACAGAAATTGCAAAATAATCGGTATCACCAATGCAGCAATCTGGACGGTGTGTTTGCAGTGGACCACTCGATTCCCTCCGGCCCCGTTTTACTGGTGGACGACGTGGTGGACTCCGGCTGGACCATGACCGTCCTCGCGGCGTTACTGCGTCGCAACGGATGTGGCAATGTCTATCCCGTGGCTCTAGCTTCATCCAGTACGAGCGATTGA
- a CDS encoding DNA-processing protein DprA, with amino-acid sequence MLSPNTQAILLLTGHFSKAGNEDVRPLTNREWGQFALWLKEQGLTPEKLLDSNPEALLAHWPDSKITTGRLLQLLNRGSALALAVEKWLRSGLWIITRSDGDYPQRLKMHLKTDSPPVLFGCGNRSLLNRGGIAVVGSRKANDDDLAYSRQLGQLVAAQGYSIVSGGARGIDEFAMLGSLEAEGTVIGVMADSLLRAASSSKYRRHLVNNNLVLISPFYPEAGFNPGNAMQRNKYIYCLADVAVAVHSGTSGGTWNGVVENLKKGWVPMWVKPSDDATAGNSLLVKQGARYLSEPLDQLDLNVFITSTSTPVAEPKGDLFGQSATNISEPQVSPFTPEPGREQKDTEQEQPPAWTETSELEPKPTSDEPQSVPEPELGSTAESEPQLTPVVRPEEKTNPNLSDLGFYDLFLAKLASWCTSKALSVEQLQELSGLHKSQLTGWLKQAVDEGHITKLSRPVRYRCQTAQQNDMFKDK; translated from the coding sequence ATGCTTTCACCCAATACTCAGGCGATACTCCTGCTCACTGGCCACTTTTCCAAAGCTGGCAACGAGGATGTACGACCACTGACAAATAGGGAGTGGGGCCAATTCGCCCTCTGGCTCAAGGAGCAAGGGCTAACCCCGGAAAAGTTACTGGACAGCAATCCGGAAGCACTGCTGGCGCACTGGCCGGATAGTAAAATCACCACCGGCCGGTTGCTGCAGCTGCTCAATCGCGGTTCCGCCCTCGCCCTCGCAGTAGAGAAATGGCTGCGTTCAGGCCTCTGGATTATCACCCGCTCCGATGGGGACTACCCTCAGCGGCTCAAGATGCACCTGAAAACCGATTCGCCGCCCGTCCTCTTTGGCTGCGGCAACCGTAGCCTGCTCAACCGGGGAGGTATCGCCGTGGTGGGCTCCCGCAAGGCCAATGATGACGACCTCGCCTACAGCCGTCAGCTGGGCCAGTTAGTGGCGGCCCAAGGCTATTCCATCGTGTCGGGGGGCGCCCGCGGTATCGATGAATTCGCTATGCTTGGATCGCTAGAGGCCGAGGGCACAGTGATCGGCGTCATGGCCGACAGCCTCTTGCGGGCAGCGTCTTCCTCCAAATATCGCCGCCACCTCGTCAACAACAATCTGGTATTGATTTCGCCCTTTTACCCGGAAGCAGGGTTCAACCCCGGCAACGCCATGCAGCGCAACAAGTACATTTATTGCCTGGCCGATGTTGCCGTAGCCGTCCATTCAGGCACCTCCGGTGGTACCTGGAACGGCGTAGTGGAAAACCTCAAAAAGGGCTGGGTGCCCATGTGGGTAAAGCCCAGCGATGACGCCACTGCCGGTAACAGCCTGCTGGTCAAACAGGGGGCTCGCTACCTTTCGGAACCACTTGACCAGCTCGATTTAAATGTCTTTATCACTTCCACATCAACCCCAGTAGCTGAGCCTAAGGGCGACCTGTTTGGCCAGTCGGCTACCAACATCAGCGAGCCTCAGGTATCACCATTCACCCCCGAGCCTGGACGCGAGCAAAAAGATACCGAGCAAGAACAGCCGCCTGCCTGGACTGAGACATCAGAACTTGAACCAAAGCCAACATCTGACGAACCGCAATCGGTACCTGAGCCTGAACTGGGCTCAACAGCTGAGTCAGAGCCTCAATTGACGCCGGTTGTAAGGCCCGAGGAGAAAACCAACCCCAATCTATCCGACTTGGGATTCTACGACCTATTTCTGGCAAAACTGGCAAGCTGGTGTACCAGTAAAGCGTTGAGTGTGGAACAACTCCAGGAATTGTCTGGCCTGCACAAAAGCCAGCTCACTGGCTGGTTGAAACAGGCAGTGGACGAAGGCCATATCACCAAACTCAGCCGTCCGGTGCGCTATCGTTGCCAGACCGCACAACAAAATGACATGTTCAAGGACAAGTAA